From the Anguilla rostrata isolate EN2019 chromosome 12, ASM1855537v3, whole genome shotgun sequence genome, the window ttcacaaataatttatCTGTTGTGTTGCTCTGTAAGGGAACATTTACTCACACTGAGCAAGagtttaacccctttgtgcagatACCAAATCTGGCCAACCCTCAACCATTTAGGTAGTGTTCTAAAGGTCATATTAAAGGTcatataactccagatgtgagcatcacagagactggAAAGATGGctaaaatgaagcaagacactttaCGATACTGAGAAtacataattttgtttatttctaccAAAATTATGGTtataaaatgtcacaaatgCAGAACAACTAGACCTATTAAGCCAAAGGTAAACAGTGTACCCAGGTGTCCCTTAGTGTTCCCAAATCTATCCATAATGTccaaattgtgcattgctgtaaatcataacataatcacATATTTTAATACACATCAACTGTTTTGAAACCCTTTCAAATGGGAATTGCTATCTTTTTATCAGTACAGGGGTCTAAGGTATCTAAGGGCccaaaaacctatccaaaacctctccaaaaaacattgtgacataCTGTGATACACATagcaaaatatgtaatattcactcttgcatgtttttctgtactccaCAGCATGTATATTTCATTGCATGGAGATGgtgacattttacaaatgttactatttatgATCACACCAAGggacatttttacattcatctagcacatatTTGCACACAGTAAACGTGAATCAGTATTTTCCATTCTCTACGTGACAGGTATAACCCATGGAGGTACAAATACCCTACACTGTACGATAAGATAATATTCACCATGCTCTAGCTTCACGGCAAACCGGTGCGTCAAACGTAATGCATGATTGAGCTCCATACTGTATGAATGCTTACGCTGCAGTACGTGAAATTCCCGCAGTACATAATAGAGTGAACCTCTTGAAGTACACTCAATTTGATTGCCAGTGTTATTAGTTCTTGCAAAGCAAGCCACGACAAGCCACTACAACTCTGCCCAGGGTACGCTAACAATGCCCCTATACAAACAGCTATTAGCTAGCCCCCAGTTCGAATACGCTGAGCATTATTAAGTGCGTAATTCGCAGTAGACAAATACAGGTAAGCAATACATGTGTGacaggacaaacacacacatgcacacacacacacacacagtaaatatgtACTATGGCTACTATGTTACTTTTTCTAAAAATTGAGTTCGAAAGAATCTCAAAATAGAGAAATCtgttcaaatttttaaaaaaattttccctAAGTTCCCTAAATGTACAATTATTATGGCCAAgttttttatttcccattaaATGTGTAGCTAAATGGCTTATACACGCCAGGCtataactaagaaataatgacttttttgagtattttcaaattttattaacCTTCATATAACTTAAAATTGGTGATTTTCTTCAGCAAATGCcttagagcagtggtgtcaaactcgtgccatggagggccatgtgtatgcaggttttcattccaaccaattaatgctgccttaattgagtccaattactcattcagccatatgcgtttaactgcattgaagcacagaatataagaaaatttttatttagacaatgcgggtcaccatagacgtcgggtcaccattgtgcacaaacctgcatccctaattcagcaaataatttaactaattatataatcaagatctgaggctggaatgaaaacctgcatacacacggccctccatggcacgagtttgacaccactgccttaGAGAGATAGGAAATACACATAAAAAGATGTTAGGAActttgttttaatataaaatctACATGTCATCATGAAACCTGTTGGGGtttatcataaaaaaaataaaacagggtgTTGACATGCAACAAACCCAGTAGAATATTAAAACAAGCTAGCAGAAATAGctatcacacaatcacactatCACACAAATAGCTATGAGAGTGTGCCTGCATAAGATCATGAATGATGCACTGAGCACAAATTAACTAGGTACCTCATTGGCTGCTATAGTTAAGTAGAAACTGATTATTTTACTATAACCAGCTAAGCAAGTTATCAGGTACTAAAAACATGAAGATATAAAAAAAGGTTCCCTGCAAACCcataacaaatgttttttgtatatCTCTGATAACACAAATTTgaccatgttttttaaaaaaaatcgtCTAAGACAggaataattaagaaaaaccttctttatttaaaagttgaaaaaatGAGTTTGGACCATTTATACCCCATGGAGTGAAATCTATCTATAGCTGCCAGAGATTTGCTTGATCCACAGAGTATTTGTATGATCCACAGAGAACAACAACCCACACTACTGTGAGAAATACTATAATAGGGAAGGGTTACGGGTTAATGTCCATCACTGGACGCATTCTGCTGGCAAAGAGCAGTCCCATGAAGATTTTGTTACAGGTACTGaattcatgttattttaaacattacattagtAACTGatagacagaaaataaaaagaaatggcatTCAATGCATGCAATGTTATCGcaagcaatgaaaaaaaagtagctAATTTGGTTTATATCAAATAATACCACATTTATAACCATATTTATAACTGAATTACACCATCAGCTTATGACTAGAGatgcaatattttattcatttaaatcagtgcaaacatttttgttctgatttACAGATACAGCAGCAATGGAAAATGTGTCTGGTGTGAAGGTGTTCAGTTTATCTGGATTGAATGAAACTTGGACAAttcgttattttttattttctctgaccttccttgtatatattttaatcttGTTCGTAAATGTGATGCTAACTGTCACCATTATATTGGAGAAAGCCCTCCATGAGCCTATGTACATCTTCCTGTGTAATCTGTGTATTAATGCAGTGTATGGAACTGCAGGATTCTACCCTAAATTCCTATATGATGTACTCTCTGGCTCTCATATGATATCATACGATGGATGCTTCCTGCAGATATTTGTGATCTACACATcagtaaaatgtgaatttgtaaCACTGACTGTGATGGCGTATGATCGCTATGTGGCAATATGCAAACCATTAATGTATCATTCAATAATGACAGGTCAGATGATGTGtaaattattaacattttgcTGGATTTATCCATATGTCACAATGTCCTTGAATATGACACTGGCAAGAAGACTCACATTATGCAGGTCCCATATTGATAAACTTTACTGTGAAAACTGGTCCATTGTGAAACTTTCTTGTGAAGAAACAGTGGTAAATAATATAAGTGGGTTCattgtaataataacatttgcTGGACTTGCGATGTACACTGTGCTTTcatatgtaaaattaatttctgtatgCACAAAAAGTAGAGAAGACAGAATTAAATTTATGCAGACTTGTGTGCCACATTTATGTGCTGTAATAAATTTCACAGTCACTTTGTTGTTTGACACAATGTACAGTCGCTATGGATCAAGAGATATGTCAGAGCGTCTGCGCAATTTTTTGGCGCTACAATTTCTCATCATCCCTCCTCTCTTCAACCCAATTATTTATGGACTAAAACTGACTGAGGTTCGCAAAAGACTACTGAAGCAGTGTCATAGTTTaaagtagtttttgtgaagagTGCAAGATGCTTCAGCAGCTGTTTTATTTCACTCTCAGTGCAGTATACTGTGTGAAATGTCTTTCTCTGCTGCCTGCTGGTTTGAATCATGCACAAGTCCTGGGTCCaacaggaatgttttttctctcaagCAAAAGTTTGTATTAAAGCATAAAGTGATAATAAAGTGAAAGGTGTTCTATCTCAGCTGCATATGTGCTGCTTTTCCACCAACATACAAGCAGGAGTTACTGCATATCAGACCTCCTGATTACTGGTCTGTCTGAAACGGTTTTGAgaacaagttcattttatatgCACAAATGCAATAATCATGTTTCTAATTCAGATTTTTAGGAAGATTCTGGGGTAAACTGATCTGCTTCAGTGAATCACACTTCTCTCTACCATCATCCCTCTGAACAGTGGAAGGTGTTCTACAAACCTAGTTTTCTGAGCATTCAGAACTAGCTTAAGACCAGACAGAGCTTGCTGTATAACATCAGAAGCAGACTGCAAGTATGCACGCACCGGGGTACCAGTTTGTGCCGAGGAGTAGTGCACAGTGTTATCTGCAGAAAAGttaacatttccatttttttatatgactaactatataatttatatagattgtaaacaaaataagTCTAAGTACGGATCCTGGAGGTGCTCCTTTCTTAACTTCTATGAATTGAGACTTCACATCCCCAGCCATAACAGCTTTTTTTCTAGTAAAAAGACGGATGCCCTGGAACCTAGTACATTACGCAAGACTAACTGATCCTCCCAGGGTGGATTTCTTTACATCTATGTGGTATGATTCTGATAGGACCTCGTTCACTGTGAAatccaaaaatgtaaacaataatCTCTTTTCTGGAAACTTGGTAATCGAATTCAGAACCGAGGTCAGGACTGGACTGAGTTCTCTAAAAAGATTACCTGCTGCTATAAAATTTCTTCTACGAAGTCACACATCCTGTGAGTATCAGCAATATGTCCAGAGTCAGTGTGGATGGAGTGGATAAATATTTGGGAAAGCTAGAATTTAAAGATTTAACCATTTTGAGAGATTATCCTCGCCTTTCCATAATGAAGAGATGCAATATTCAAATTTTGCCTTCTTTATCAGTTCGCAGGATGTAGGctatagcttttttaaaaacctaccAATCTGACTGCACATCCATTTTCCTTGCTTTAGGCCATGCTTTGTCCCTGGGATGTAATTCAGTGgataaaacaactgaaaaaaggaCCAGTTCTATtcttaggggtccaagcatgaAGTGCTGGAACTCTattgtgtttgttctgattattattaggggtccaagcagagaacaccccactccccccagtagttaagacagttaatgcacctaagtcatctacgaaacagctgcctagttacaaccctaagcttacagtcatttacagggaggtagggagggatggggagaggtgcagcctgaagagatgagtcttcagccgtcgcttgaaatgggtcagtgtctcagctgttctgacctccacagggaggtcattccaccatcgtggggccagaacagacaggagacgtgttctggaaatgcaggtgcaaagagggggaggtgccaggcgtcctgaggtagcagaacggagggatctggctggcatgtagggtttgaatatcttgtggaggtaagctggggctgatcccttgactgcctggtatgctaggaccaatgttttaaatttgatgcgagctataacaggcagccagtggagggtagtgagcaggggagtgacgtgggagtgtctggggaggttgccACCACTGGCAACCACTTTGATTTTCCACTATTAATTTTGCAAACAGCATATTTCGTGCTTCTTCTTCTGCAAAGTTGGTCCAATCTTTACCCAATTTAACACAGAGCGTGTCTGGCGTagcctgaaaaaaaagttatcacttttttttaatgctgcaaACCATTTGTGCATAACATGTCAATCAATTATTGTGGGTGTGGCCATTTTTTACTTAAACAGCTGTAACTCATGAACACTATGTCCAATCCTCATCAAATTTGGAAAACCAAGTGCAGTACTTAATTCTTAGGCTTGAAATAATCTGGGGAGTCTGTAACtgaatatttatcaaaaatgttgtaagtttaaaaacaatattgcaCTATCAATGCACATCAAGGCAACCACCATAGCTGCATCTATGGTAACACCAATAGGAACCGTAATTTTTCTCCCATGAGCAGATCGCCCTGGTCTATGGAGCTCAATCCCACCATGATTAGAGTTCACAGCAGACTCAGTTGAAAGTACCTCAATTTCTCATTGCAGCACTGCGAAACTATCAATTATTAGATATCAATTTTTAGCTATTGTTATCTTGTTAGCTAAAAGAATTCTAAGCTAACATGATGGTGCCGAATGTATGACTGTAATCTGCACAGACTCAGTGGAGGAAATGGGGGGTGGAATTGGGGAaatatcaaaattaaataataggTTAGCTAGTGTTATTTAACTGAAgtaattgtaaaaaaacaaggtCACTTGGGACTTTTCCAAACAAGCGGCCACATTTTTCGAAAAGAAGTCCAAAAAAAACTTCTGGCTTCAGGTTTTTCAAGTGACTTCAGAAATCAACAAGCCTAAAGTCACGTATTATAAAGCAGCACATGTACccctgggtggggtgggggggggtgattgtatcactttcatttttgtaaagctaaagaaaatataatagtCTTATTACAACATTTTGTGTAACTTCATTGTTGTCAACTAGCCTATCTAGCTGTATTTACGTTATAAATGAGTGCAAGCTAACCATAATAAACTGCCAATGTTTGAGCAGCACCCAGTTCATAACTTACTGTgtttatcaaataaaacaaataataaaattaaaaaataaagacaggtTGTCATTCAATAGTTTCGCACGGTATAAATCATATAATTTACTCTCTAAATATTTCATGCTACCAGCAGAAAGCACTTGTGCATATAATTATTACAcgtcattcaaatgcaaaaaaaaaaaaagtatgaaaatatAACATATGAATGATGAGCGAATCGCAATGACCGGGAAAGTCCTATTGGTGCGTCAGATTCCTATtggttttatttgaatgtgatgtgaatgtggcccaaaacggatttgaaaatattaaatccCATGTGCTtctcttctgtttgtgtgttcataatGCACATCTGATCTGTGCTACAAAAAATCAGAATTCAGTCATGTATACCAGGTGGTGTAAATGTAGCCGAGAACTATTTTAATCTATTTGAATAGAACTGATGATGACCTAATATGCACGTTTATTGTTATTACCAAACAGGAATCATTAATAGGAACACATTTGTATCGTAGGTCTGAAATAAAAGTTGGGACAGTTAATACTCTGTGGACAGAAATGAAAGTGTTGCTTACTGTGATCCACAGGGTATGTTCTGCACAGAGAACAACAGCCCAACCTACTGTGAGAAATACTATATAAGGGGTTAAATGTTAATGAACATCACAGGACACATTCTGCTGGAACAGAAAATCCTCTTAAGCAGTATGTTACAGGTACGGaattaatgttaatttaaatattacattaggGGTTTATGGAAACAAATACCACTGAAGACATACATTGTTCAAAAAACTAGTGTATAATTTATTAATGCATAGAATTGCCTTTACGTGCAGTAAAAAAGACAATTTGGTTTCTAACAAACAATAGCATATTTATAATGTGCATAACTGTGTCAAATTACTATTAGCcatgcaatattttattcattttaaatcacctgcaaccattttttcttttacaggtACACCAGCAATGGAAAATGTATCAGGTGTGAAAGTGTTCCATTTATCTGTACTGAATGAAACTTGGACAAgtcgttattttttattttctctgactCTGTTTGTGTATAGCTTaattctgtttgtaaatgtgatgcTAATTCTCACCATTACATTGCAAAATGCCCTCCACGAACCCATGTACATGTTCCTGTGCAATCTGTGTATTAATGGACTGTACGGAACTGCAGGATTCTACCCTAAATTCCTATCCGACTTGCTCTCTGGACATCATGTTATCTCATATGAAGGATGTTTCCTGCAGGCATTTGTGATCTATTCATCAGTACAGTGTGAATTTTCAACACTCACTGTGATGTCTTACGATCGCTATGTGGCCATATGCAAACCCTTAATGTATCATTCAATTATGACAGGTCAGATGGTGtataaattaataacattttgCTGGCTTTTTCCCTACTTCATGATGTCCTTGCTTATAGCACTTTCAAGAAGACTTACATTATGCGGGTCCCATATTGATAAATTATATTGTGAAAACTGGTCCATTGTGAAACTTTCTTGTGAAGCAACAGTGGTAAATAATGTGACTGGGTTTATTGTTATTCTAACATTTTTAGTATTTGCAATTTTCACCACGGTTTCATATATTAAATTGATTTCTGTGTGCACGAAAAGTAGAGAAGACAGAATTAAATTTATGCAGACTTGTGTGCCACATTTATGTGCCTTAACAAATTTCACAGTCACTTTGATGTTTGACACAATGTACAGTCGCTATGGATCAAGAGATATCTCAGAGCGTCTGCGCAATTTTTTGGCGCTACAATTTCTCATCATCCCTCCTCTCTTCAACCCAATTATTTATGGACTCAAACTGACTGAGGTTCGCAAAAGACTACTGAAGCAGTGTCGTAGCTTAAAGTAGTTTTTGTAGAGAGCACAAGATTGTTCAGCAGCCTTGGACACGACATTTTCTGTTACTCTCAGTGCAGTACACTGTGTGAAAAGTCTTTCTCTGCTGCCTGCAATAGGCTGGTTTGAATCATGCACAAGTCCTGGGTCCAGCAGGAATGTTTTATCTCTCAAGCAAAAGTTTGTAATAAAGCAGAATAATGTGGacagtagctcagtgtgtgtttctgttccaaAGCACAATGTTGCACTGGAGTgctggaggggggaagggggcagtGAAAGATGTTCCATCTCAGCTGCATATGCGCTCGTTTTTCACGAAAATACAGGCAGGAGTTACTACACGTCAGTGGCAATACCAGACCTCCTGATCACTGGTCTGTCTGAAACTGGTCAGTCAAGTTATATGGacaaatgaaatatattctGATTTTAAGGAAAATTCAATTAAAGATTTTCAGTCTTCTGGTACTAAAGTGAAAGTACACTATCAGAAATCATGAAAGGTGTATTTCATGTTGTTCTGGTGAAGATAAATCACCAGGCTAAAATACCCACTCAGAATTGGCCCAAGTTTTTAAGTCACAGCTGTGGTCCTCTGAAAAGCCCATTAATTTAAACTATCCATTTGCATAAACCTGTCCTCGGTCAACCTCTGAGAAGGAAGTAACGTCCACCATTTCATGATTCACCATCTATGAGCACAGAGCATAAAGAGACAGGAAAGTCTGAGGACAACCTTCAAGTTGGCTCGAAAAGGCCTAGCATGCTAGCAGTACTAGTAGAAATATGTAGAGTAAGAAGACTAATGATAGTAATAGGGCATGCAAGGCTTCCTGTAGTTGTAATTATGTAAGTAATTGTTGTTTAGTAGTTGTAGTCCTTGCATTGGTCGTATTAGACGTGTGCTAGTTTAGATATTTTCTGCTAACAGAAAACTAACTCTTATAAATTTGGTTAGAACTTGTATTGATCACCCACAAATTTAATGAGGTTAGAAACTTTGGGAGAGACGGTCTATATCAGTGGCAGCTGCAGCAACCGACTGTGACGTCCGTTGTTCAAATTCTGAACGTTTCATCAGTGTTAATCAACGG encodes:
- the LOC135236604 gene encoding olfactory receptor 52D1-like, which codes for MENVSGVKVFHLSVLNETWTSRYFLFSLTLFVYSLILFVNVMLILTITLQNALHEPMYMFLCNLCINGLYGTAGFYPKFLSDLLSGHHVISYEGCFLQAFVIYSSVQCEFSTLTVMSYDRYVAICKPLMYHSIMTGQMVYKLITFCWLFPYFMMSLLIALSRRLTLCGSHIDKLYCENWSIVKLSCEATVVNNVTGFIVILTFLVFAIFTTVSYIKLISVCTKSREDRIKFMQTCVPHLCALTNFTVTLMFDTMYSRYGSRDISERLRNFLALQFLIIPPLFNPIIYGLKLTEVRKRLLKQCRSLK